The following proteins come from a genomic window of Peromyscus eremicus chromosome 23, PerEre_H2_v1, whole genome shotgun sequence:
- the Sirt4 gene encoding NAD-dependent protein lipoamidase sirtuin-4, mitochondrial isoform X1: MQIETTSSRWPGWRLTTPVGESGRRMSALTFGSTKGRWMRTLSRPSSRGPPGLFVPPSPPVDPEKIKELQRFITLSKKLLVMTGAGVSTESGIPDYRSEKVGLYARTDRRPIQHMDFIRSAPVRQRYWARNFVGWPQFSSHQPNPAHWALSSWEKLGKLHWLVTQNVDALHSKAGNQRLTELHGCMHRVLCLNCGEQTPRRVLQERFQVLNPSWSAEAQGVAPDGDVFLTEEQVRSFRVPSCDRCGGPLKPDVVFFGDTVNPDKVDFVHRRVKEADSLLVVGSSLQVPKDSSFPFKLMEAYRLRPIEGSRAMSTGQSTAAPCCLQTSCQSPGVELPSPTRKTSRGSCS, encoded by the exons ATGCAAATCGAGACGACGTCATCGCGATGGCCCGGGTGGAGACTCACAACCCCGGTGGGAGAAAGCGG aaggAGAATGAGTGCATTGACTTTTGGGTCAACAAAGGGCCGTTGGATGAGGACCCTCAGCCGGCCGAGCTCTCGTGGCCCTCCTGGGTTATTTGTGCCGCCGAGCCCTCCTGTAGACCCTGAGAAGATCAAAGAGTTACAACGCTTCATTACCCTTTCCAAGAAACTTCTTGTGATGACAGGCGCAGGAGTATCCACGGAGTCTGGGATCCCAGACTACAGGTCGGAAAAGGTTGGACTGTACGCCCGCACCGACCGGAGACCCATCCAGCACATGGATTTCATACGCAGTGCTCCAGTCCGCCAGCGGTACTGGGCCAGAAACTTTGTGGGCTGGCCTCAATTCTCCTCTCACCAGCCCAACCCAGCACACTGGGCTTTGAGCAGCTGGGAGAAACTTGGGAAGCTGCACTGGTTGGTGACTCAGAACGTGGACGCTCTGCACTCCAAGGCCGGGAATCAGCGGCTGACAGAGCTCCATGGATGCATGCACAG AGTCCTGTGCCTGAACTGTGGCGAGCAGACTCCCCGCAGGGTGCTGCAGGAACGTTTCCAAGTCCTGAACCCCAGCTGGAGCGCCGAGGCGCAGGGTGTGGCCCCTGACGGAGATGTGTTCCTCACCGAGGAGCAGGTCCGCAGCTTCCGGGTCCCGTCCTGTGATCGATGCGGTGGCCCGCTGAAACCAGATGTCGTTTTCTTTGGGGACACGGTGAACCCAGACAAGGTTGACTTCGTGCACAGGCGTGTGAAAGAGGCCGATTCCCTGCTGGTGGTGGGATCGTCCCTGCAG GTCCCTAAggattcttcctttcccttcaaaCTAATGGAAGCTTACCGACTGCGTCCTATAGAGGGCAGCAGAGCAATGTCTACAGGCCAGTCCACCGCTGCCCCCTGCTGTTTACAGACCAGCTGTCAGAGTCCTGGGGTAGAGCTGCCCTCCCCCACAAGAAAGACTTCAAGAGGTAGCTGTTCTTGA
- the Sirt4 gene encoding NAD-dependent protein lipoamidase sirtuin-4, mitochondrial isoform X2 gives MQIETTSSRWPGWRLTTPVGESGRRMSALTFGSTKGRWMRTLSRPSSRGPPGLFVPPSPPVDPEKIKELQRFITLSKKLLVMTGAGVSTESGIPDYRSEKVGLYARTDRRPIQHMDFIRSAPVRQRYWARNFVGWPQFSSHQPNPAHWALSSWEKLGKLHWLVTQNVDALHSKAGNQRLTELHGCMHRVLCLNCGEQTPRRVLQERFQVLNPSWSAEAQGVAPDGDVFLTEEQVRSFRVPSCDRCGGPLKPDVVFFGDTVNPDKVDFVHRRVKEADSLLVVGSSLQVYSGYRFILTAREKKLPIAILNIGPTRSDDLACLKLDSRCGELLPLIDPQ, from the exons ATGCAAATCGAGACGACGTCATCGCGATGGCCCGGGTGGAGACTCACAACCCCGGTGGGAGAAAGCGG aaggAGAATGAGTGCATTGACTTTTGGGTCAACAAAGGGCCGTTGGATGAGGACCCTCAGCCGGCCGAGCTCTCGTGGCCCTCCTGGGTTATTTGTGCCGCCGAGCCCTCCTGTAGACCCTGAGAAGATCAAAGAGTTACAACGCTTCATTACCCTTTCCAAGAAACTTCTTGTGATGACAGGCGCAGGAGTATCCACGGAGTCTGGGATCCCAGACTACAGGTCGGAAAAGGTTGGACTGTACGCCCGCACCGACCGGAGACCCATCCAGCACATGGATTTCATACGCAGTGCTCCAGTCCGCCAGCGGTACTGGGCCAGAAACTTTGTGGGCTGGCCTCAATTCTCCTCTCACCAGCCCAACCCAGCACACTGGGCTTTGAGCAGCTGGGAGAAACTTGGGAAGCTGCACTGGTTGGTGACTCAGAACGTGGACGCTCTGCACTCCAAGGCCGGGAATCAGCGGCTGACAGAGCTCCATGGATGCATGCACAG AGTCCTGTGCCTGAACTGTGGCGAGCAGACTCCCCGCAGGGTGCTGCAGGAACGTTTCCAAGTCCTGAACCCCAGCTGGAGCGCCGAGGCGCAGGGTGTGGCCCCTGACGGAGATGTGTTCCTCACCGAGGAGCAGGTCCGCAGCTTCCGGGTCCCGTCCTGTGATCGATGCGGTGGCCCGCTGAAACCAGATGTCGTTTTCTTTGGGGACACGGTGAACCCAGACAAGGTTGACTTCGTGCACAGGCGTGTGAAAGAGGCCGATTCCCTGCTGGTGGTGGGATCGTCCCTGCAG GTGTACTCCGGTTACAGGTTCATCCTCACCGCCCGGGAGAAGAAGCTCCCAATTGCCATTCTGAACATCGGACCCACGAGGTCGGATGACCTGGCTTGCCTGAAGCTGGATTCCCGCTGCGGAGAGTTGCTGCCTTTAATAGACCCACAGTGA